The following coding sequences lie in one Coraliomargarita parva genomic window:
- the trpS gene encoding tryptophan--tRNA ligase, protein MSDSKPVILTCAQPTGVLTIGNYLGAIKNWATMLDDYECFFGVVDLHAITVKYTPAELRKNTLSCVAQYIACGLDPERSNIFIQSHVIGHTELAWLLSCITPIGDLQRMTQFKEKAAKLGFKVADEEDANGLRFSHEGARAQASVNSGLLMYPVLMAADILLYNADAVPVGNDQRQHLELCRDLAQRFNHTYSDTFTIPEPFIPKAGARVMSLQSPDRKMSKSDENQNATLYILDDPKVLKKKIMSAVTDSGSEIVAREDKPGVSNLLQIYSAMSGREIAEIEDALQGKGYGDLKKEVADAVISVLEPVQARYHELIADKAYLESVLKSGAEAAQKRAYKVLGKVYRKAGFVERPR, encoded by the coding sequence ATGAGTGACTCAAAGCCAGTAATCCTGACCTGTGCACAGCCCACCGGTGTTCTGACCATCGGTAATTACCTGGGTGCGATCAAGAACTGGGCGACCATGCTCGACGATTACGAATGCTTTTTCGGAGTGGTCGACCTGCACGCCATTACAGTCAAATACACACCTGCGGAGCTACGGAAGAATACATTGTCCTGTGTCGCCCAGTATATTGCCTGCGGCCTGGATCCGGAGCGTTCCAATATTTTTATCCAGTCGCACGTGATTGGGCATACTGAGCTTGCCTGGCTCCTCAGCTGCATTACCCCCATCGGGGATTTGCAGCGTATGACCCAGTTCAAGGAAAAGGCGGCCAAGCTGGGCTTCAAAGTGGCTGACGAGGAGGATGCGAATGGGCTTCGTTTCTCCCACGAGGGGGCGAGAGCCCAGGCTTCGGTCAATTCCGGCCTGCTGATGTATCCTGTCCTGATGGCTGCGGATATCCTGCTCTACAATGCGGACGCCGTGCCGGTGGGGAACGACCAACGCCAGCATTTGGAACTCTGCCGCGACCTGGCGCAGCGCTTCAATCACACCTATTCCGATACTTTCACGATCCCCGAACCCTTCATTCCCAAAGCCGGTGCCCGGGTCATGTCGCTGCAAAGCCCGGATCGCAAGATGTCCAAGAGTGACGAGAACCAGAACGCGACGCTCTACATCTTGGACGATCCCAAGGTGCTGAAGAAGAAGATCATGAGCGCGGTCACCGATTCCGGCAGTGAAATCGTCGCACGGGAGGATAAGCCAGGCGTTTCCAACCTATTGCAGATCTACTCGGCTATGAGTGGGCGTGAGATCGCGGAGATCGAAGACGCACTGCAAGGCAAGGGGTATGGGGACCTGAAGAAGGAAGTGGCTGACGCGGTTATTTCCGTGCTCGAACCGGTTCAGGCCCGATACCACGAACTGATTGCCGACAAGGCCTATCTGGAGTCGGTCTTGAAAAGCGGTGCGGAAGCTGCCCAAAAGCGCGCCTACAAGGTTCTTGGCAAGGTTTACCGGAAAGCCGGATTTGTGGAGCGGCCCCGGTAA